One genomic window of uncultured delta proteobacterium includes the following:
- the ygbJ gene encoding putative dehydrogenase, with NAD(P)-binding Rossmann-fold domain (Evidence 3 : Function proposed based on presence of conserved amino acid motif, structural feature or limited homology; Product type pe : putative enzyme), giving the protein MSVYGFIGLGAMGMGMAQSMVRAGLETWAYDINADALAAFTAEGGKAAPSVADLAAKSDVLTLAVVNAAQVDDVLFGGGNAAAHLKPGSLVIACSTVKPEDAERAGARLAEKGILFLDAPMSGGAAKAMQGQITYMASGSDEAFAKAEPVIRATAAKMYRMGDKPGKGSAMKIVHQLLAGVHIAAAAEGLAFGIRMGLDPQTVYDVVTNAAGNSWMFENRMAHVLDGDYTPLSAVDIFVKDLGLVLDSTRKVTFPAPLAAAAHQQFINASAAGHGREDDAAVIKIVPGITLPEGKKK; this is encoded by the coding sequence ATGAGCGTTTACGGATTTATCGGTCTCGGGGCCATGGGCATGGGCATGGCGCAATCAATGGTGCGCGCGGGGCTGGAAACCTGGGCCTACGACATCAACGCCGACGCGCTGGCGGCCTTCACGGCCGAAGGCGGCAAGGCCGCGCCAAGCGTGGCCGATCTTGCCGCGAAATCCGACGTCCTGACGCTCGCGGTCGTCAACGCCGCCCAGGTGGACGACGTCCTGTTCGGCGGCGGTAACGCCGCCGCGCATCTGAAACCGGGGAGCCTTGTCATCGCGTGTAGCACCGTCAAACCCGAGGACGCGGAACGCGCGGGTGCGCGCCTTGCGGAAAAGGGCATCCTGTTCCTGGACGCCCCCATGTCCGGCGGCGCGGCCAAGGCCATGCAGGGGCAGATCACCTACATGGCCTCGGGGAGCGACGAGGCCTTTGCCAAAGCCGAACCCGTCATCCGGGCCACTGCCGCCAAGATGTACCGCATGGGGGACAAACCCGGCAAAGGTTCGGCCATGAAAATCGTGCACCAGCTGCTCGCGGGCGTCCATATCGCGGCGGCGGCCGAGGGGCTGGCCTTCGGCATCCGGATGGGGCTGGACCCGCAAACCGTTTACGACGTGGTCACCAACGCCGCCGGCAATTCCTGGATGTTCGAAAACCGCATGGCCCATGTGCTTGATGGGGATTACACCCCCCTGTCCGCCGTGGATATTTTTGTCAAGGATCTCGGCCTGGTGCTCGATTCCACCCGCAAGGTGACGTTCCCGGCACCGCTGGCCGCGGCCGCGCACCAGCAGTTTATCAACGCCTCCGCCGCCGGGCACGGCAGAGAGGACGATGCCGCCGTCATAAAAATTGTCCCGGGCATTACACTGCCCGAGGGGAAAAAGAAATAA
- the purU gene encoding Formyltetrahydrofolate deformylase: protein MREYILTISSPDAVGIVAAVTTFLAVSDCNIKDSAQFGDPETKLFFMRTHFSAGENAPDLETLRASFCPTAKRFAMTWDMVSATERCRMLIMVSKQGHCLNDLLFRHRSGALRADIIGIVSNHETFRDVAEWNGIPFHHLPVTEATKEERERELLFMMEKEKIDLVVLARYMQILSPELCAALAGKCINIHHSFLPSFKGAQPYRRAHARGVKLIGATAHYVTANLDEGPIIEQEVQRVDHAHTPEDLAAIGRDVESIVLARAVRLHIEHRVLVNGNKTVVLR, encoded by the coding sequence ATGCGCGAATATATTCTGACCATCTCCAGTCCCGACGCCGTGGGCATCGTGGCCGCGGTAACGACATTTCTGGCCGTCTCGGACTGCAATATCAAGGACAGCGCCCAGTTCGGCGACCCGGAAACCAAGCTCTTTTTCATGCGGACGCACTTCTCCGCCGGGGAGAACGCGCCGGACCTGGAAACCCTGCGGGCTTCCTTCTGCCCCACGGCCAAACGATTCGCCATGACCTGGGACATGGTCAGCGCGACCGAGCGCTGCCGCATGCTGATTATGGTCTCCAAGCAGGGCCACTGCCTGAACGACTTGTTGTTCCGGCACCGCAGCGGCGCGCTGCGCGCGGACATCATCGGCATCGTTTCCAACCACGAAACGTTCCGCGACGTGGCCGAATGGAACGGCATTCCCTTTCACCATCTGCCCGTGACCGAGGCGACCAAGGAAGAGCGGGAAAGAGAACTCCTTTTCATGATGGAGAAAGAGAAGATTGATCTCGTCGTGCTCGCCCGGTACATGCAGATTCTTTCGCCGGAGTTGTGCGCCGCGCTGGCCGGCAAATGCATCAACATCCACCACTCCTTCCTGCCGAGCTTCAAGGGCGCGCAACCCTACCGCCGCGCCCACGCGCGCGGCGTGAAGCTTATCGGCGCGACCGCGCACTACGTGACCGCCAACCTGGACGAAGGCCCGATCATCGAGCAGGAAGTGCAGCGGGTCGACCACGCCCATACTCCCGAGGACCTCGCGGCCATAGGGCGCGACGTGGAGAGCATCGTGCTGGCGCGGGCCGTCAGGCTGCATATTGAGCACCGGGTGTTGGTGAATGGGAACAAAACGGTTGTGCTGCGGTAG
- a CDS encoding Glycosyl transferase group 1, with protein sequence MRIVFITSSKNASGGGRQALYLASGLTARGHAVSVFSPPESQLRPLAPDLDWLDLPARRGQWRKALEGAMPQGEPAVMHAFHNKAVKSLAWFGTLWRLTGRPVACVAHRGVVNPPTNILPYIAPGIRLFAVNSRACLETLPLLWRKSAGKVVYNCVPESKVTPTRDAAAVRAELGVTQKTVVIGSVSNNSPIKGQEFLLRAFARMRADGQVLCLVGGAEEKWSPLCRELGILEHVRLIPRTEKVADYLQLFTLFVLPSLSESSPNTLLEAMCMGLPAVCSNVGGVPECISDERCLVPPGDAEALAAAMAGALDDKEGLATAARHNKAFSAQFSVAKKLDIMEGLYTDLLRPYTKN encoded by the coding sequence ATGCGCATTGTTTTTATAACATCGTCGAAAAACGCCAGCGGCGGCGGCCGCCAGGCCCTGTATCTCGCGTCCGGCCTTACGGCGCGCGGGCACGCGGTCTCTGTTTTTTCTCCCCCGGAAAGCCAGCTCCGCCCTCTTGCCCCGGACCTGGACTGGCTCGATCTTCCCGCGCGGCGCGGGCAGTGGCGTAAAGCCCTGGAAGGCGCCATGCCACAGGGCGAGCCTGCCGTCATGCACGCGTTCCACAACAAGGCAGTCAAATCCCTGGCCTGGTTCGGGACGCTCTGGCGGCTCACGGGCAGGCCCGTGGCCTGCGTGGCCCACCGGGGCGTGGTCAACCCGCCGACCAATATTCTGCCCTACATCGCGCCGGGTATCCGGCTGTTTGCGGTCAATTCGCGGGCCTGCCTCGAAACGCTGCCCCTTTTGTGGCGCAAAAGCGCGGGGAAAGTCGTCTACAACTGCGTGCCGGAATCCAAGGTGACGCCCACGAGGGACGCCGCGGCCGTCCGCGCGGAACTCGGCGTTACGCAAAAGACCGTTGTTATCGGTTCCGTGAGCAACAACTCGCCGATCAAGGGGCAGGAGTTCCTGCTCCGCGCTTTTGCCCGCATGCGCGCGGACGGCCAGGTTTTGTGCCTTGTCGGCGGCGCGGAGGAAAAATGGTCCCCCCTCTGCCGTGAACTGGGCATTCTGGAGCACGTGCGGCTTATCCCGCGCACCGAAAAGGTGGCGGATTACCTGCAACTTTTCACGCTGTTCGTGTTGCCGTCCCTTTCGGAATCGTCGCCCAACACGCTCCTGGAAGCCATGTGCATGGGGTTGCCCGCCGTGTGCAGCAACGTGGGCGGCGTTCCCGAGTGCATCAGCGACGAGCGCTGCCTCGTGCCGCCGGGAGATGCCGAGGCTCTGGCCGCGGCCATGGCCGGAGCCCTTGACGACAAGGAAGGGCTGGCAACGGCCGCCCGGCACAACAAGGCCTTCAGCGCCCAGTTCAGCGTGGCGAAAAAACTCGACATCATGGAAGGCCTGTATACGGACCTTCTGCGGCCTTACACCAAAAACTGA
- a CDS encoding hypothetical protein (Evidence 5 : No homology to any previously reported sequences) yields MDSSASNRATAQSAVASLPEIDAVFTWVDGADPVWLARKRALQEALFGKERDAPDDADNAARFSDNDELRYALRSLARYAPWIRKVHLVTADQKPAWLNTDAVNLVSHRDIFPDDVPLPVFSTRPIEFCVHRVPGLAEHFLYCNDDFMLGRPVAPGEFFRPGGSPLLWVLKRGEDHMRAVAGKLNSPVSHASAIARAHGLIKERYGRSFPYIVRHYPRSMVRSSAYALWDAFPEAVRATLLAPFRSPADVSVTILYPLYLLAEGLGEARIINGPRQFFDVVSGKGPAYMGASLGEKSTVRKMRMIRALRPRTFCINDAPGASAADRDDLRRFLEALFPEPCKYELPGI; encoded by the coding sequence ATGGATTCTTCCGCGAGCAACCGGGCCACGGCGCAGAGCGCCGTGGCCTCTCTGCCGGAGATCGACGCCGTGTTCACCTGGGTGGACGGCGCCGATCCCGTCTGGCTTGCCCGCAAAAGAGCGCTGCAGGAGGCGCTTTTCGGTAAAGAACGGGACGCGCCGGATGATGCCGACAACGCCGCGCGGTTCAGCGACAACGACGAGCTGCGGTACGCCCTGCGGTCGCTTGCGCGGTATGCGCCCTGGATACGGAAGGTCCACCTCGTCACGGCGGACCAGAAACCGGCCTGGCTGAACACGGACGCCGTGAATCTGGTCAGTCACCGCGATATATTCCCGGATGACGTGCCCTTGCCGGTATTCAGCACCAGGCCGATTGAATTTTGCGTGCACCGCGTGCCGGGCCTCGCGGAGCATTTCCTTTACTGCAACGACGATTTCATGCTGGGCAGGCCCGTGGCTCCCGGGGAATTTTTCCGCCCCGGCGGTTCGCCCCTGCTCTGGGTGCTCAAACGCGGCGAGGACCATATGCGCGCGGTCGCGGGCAAGCTGAACAGCCCGGTTTCGCACGCTTCCGCCATCGCGCGGGCGCACGGGCTGATTAAGGAGCGCTACGGCAGATCGTTCCCGTACATCGTGCGCCATTATCCCCGGTCCATGGTCCGCTCCTCCGCTTACGCCCTGTGGGACGCGTTTCCCGAAGCCGTCCGGGCGACCCTGCTCGCGCCGTTCCGCTCGCCCGCCGACGTTTCCGTGACGATCCTCTATCCCCTGTATCTACTGGCCGAGGGGCTGGGGGAGGCCAGGATCATCAACGGGCCGCGCCAGTTTTTCGATGTTGTCAGCGGCAAAGGACCCGCGTATATGGGGGCATCCCTCGGCGAGAAGAGCACGGTGCGGAAAATGCGGATGATCCGCGCGTTGCGGCCGAGAACCTTCTGCATCAACGACGCGCCGGGCGCGTCCGCTGCCGACAGGGACGATTTGCGCCGCTTTCTGGAGGCGCTGTTCCCGGAACCCTGCAAATACGAGTTGCCCGGCATATAA
- the ydfG gene encoding L-allo-threonine dehydrogenase, NAD(P)-binding (Evidence 2a : Function of homologous gene experimentally demonstrated in an other organism; PubMedId : 22422630; Product type e : enzyme), with amino-acid sequence MATDQRIICVTGATSGIGRATALRFLKEGWKVIAVGRRRERLDELAAKGGASLLPVQLDVSDREAVAKAFASLPEAFKPIDVLVNNAGGAHGRDKVMESSLDDWETMINANIKGVLYCTKAVVNDMVKRDKGHIVNIGSVASFFAYPGANTYGGTKAFVAQFTQNLRSDLHGTNVRTTNIEPGLLESEFSLVRFKGNADQADSVYAGCQPLLPEDLADIIHYVVSVPAHVNIGRLQVMPVCQSDGGSVIYKGPSR; translated from the coding sequence ATGGCTACCGATCAGCGTATTATATGTGTCACCGGCGCGACGTCCGGGATAGGCAGGGCCACGGCGTTGCGGTTTCTTAAGGAAGGCTGGAAGGTCATTGCCGTCGGCAGGCGCCGTGAGCGTCTTGACGAACTCGCCGCCAAGGGGGGCGCGTCCCTCCTGCCCGTGCAACTGGATGTCAGCGACCGGGAAGCCGTGGCCAAAGCCTTTGCATCCTTACCGGAAGCGTTCAAGCCCATCGACGTTCTGGTCAACAACGCCGGCGGCGCGCACGGCCGGGACAAGGTCATGGAGTCTTCCCTCGACGACTGGGAAACCATGATTAACGCGAACATCAAAGGCGTTCTTTACTGCACCAAGGCCGTGGTGAACGATATGGTCAAGCGCGACAAGGGGCATATCGTGAACATCGGGTCCGTGGCTTCGTTTTTCGCCTATCCGGGCGCCAATACCTACGGCGGCACCAAGGCCTTCGTGGCCCAGTTCACGCAGAACCTGCGCTCGGATCTGCACGGCACCAACGTGCGGACGACCAATATCGAGCCGGGCCTGCTTGAGAGCGAGTTTTCCCTCGTGCGCTTCAAGGGCAACGCGGATCAGGCCGACTCCGTCTACGCGGGCTGCCAGCCGCTGCTTCCCGAGGATCTGGCGGACATCATCCACTACGTCGTTTCCGTGCCCGCCCACGTCAACATCGGGCGCCTTCAGGTGATGCCGGTCTGCCAGTCGGACGGCGGATCGGTCATTTACAAGGGACCGAGCCGGTAG
- a CDS encoding Carboxynorspermidine/carboxyspermidine decarboxylase encodes MTMPVSRTDVPVKPWTALPLASLPSPCFVVDEARLLANMAVINRVRTRTDAKILLALKGFAMFSVFGLLQETLSGTCASSPHEARLGREEFGGIVSAFAAGYSEEDMRDIIPLSDHITFNSFAQYRRFAPAIEAARSAGRHIECGLRINPEHSEGAVAIYNPCSPQSRLGIRLEEFQREAAKGGLQGISGLHCHTLCEQNADALARTLDVVEKNFGPYLRDMAWYNAGGGHHITREDYDVDLLCERLIQLRDTYKVQVYIEPGEAVALNTGVFKTTVLDIVNADMPIAILDSSAPAHLPDVLEMPYRPSVTAPDGTLAGLPGEGAWTCRLAGKSCLAGDVMGEYSFSAPLAPGDVLLFMDMAHYTMVKTTTFNGLKLPSIARITPGGEPVLVKEFGYENFHCRLS; translated from the coding sequence ATGACCATGCCTGTTTCCCGGACGGACGTTCCGGTCAAACCCTGGACCGCCCTGCCGCTGGCAAGTCTTCCCTCCCCCTGCTTCGTCGTCGACGAGGCCCGGCTCCTGGCGAACATGGCCGTCATCAACCGCGTCCGGACGCGAACAGACGCAAAAATCTTGCTGGCGCTCAAAGGATTCGCCATGTTCAGCGTGTTCGGCCTGCTGCAGGAAACCCTCTCGGGCACATGCGCCAGTTCCCCGCATGAGGCGCGCCTCGGGCGGGAGGAGTTCGGCGGCATCGTCAGCGCCTTCGCGGCCGGGTACTCCGAGGAAGACATGCGGGACATCATCCCGCTGAGCGACCACATAACGTTCAACTCCTTTGCCCAGTACCGCCGTTTCGCCCCGGCCATCGAAGCCGCGCGGAGTGCCGGGCGGCATATCGAGTGCGGGCTGCGCATCAACCCGGAACATTCCGAAGGAGCGGTCGCCATCTACAACCCCTGTTCGCCGCAGTCCCGCCTCGGCATCCGGCTGGAGGAGTTCCAAAGAGAAGCTGCCAAAGGCGGGCTGCAGGGCATCTCGGGCCTCCACTGCCACACGCTGTGCGAGCAGAACGCCGACGCGCTCGCCCGGACGCTGGACGTCGTGGAAAAAAATTTCGGCCCCTACCTCCGCGACATGGCGTGGTACAACGCCGGCGGCGGCCACCACATCACCCGCGAGGACTACGACGTGGACCTCCTGTGCGAACGCCTCATACAGCTGCGCGATACCTACAAGGTCCAGGTCTACATCGAGCCAGGGGAAGCCGTGGCGCTGAATACCGGGGTGTTCAAGACGACGGTTCTCGACATCGTGAACGCGGACATGCCCATCGCCATTCTCGACTCCTCGGCCCCGGCCCATCTCCCGGATGTTCTCGAAATGCCCTACCGGCCCAGTGTGACGGCCCCGGACGGCACCCTTGCGGGCCTGCCCGGCGAAGGCGCATGGACCTGCCGCCTGGCCGGAAAATCCTGTCTGGCGGGCGACGTCATGGGCGAATACTCTTTTTCCGCGCCGCTCGCGCCGGGAGACGTGCTGCTGTTCATGGACATGGCCCACTATACCATGGTGAAAACAACGACGTTTAACGGCCTGAAGCTGCCTTCGATCGCCCGTATCACCCCGGGGGGCGAACCTGTGCTCGTGAAAGAGTTCGGATATGAGAATTTCCATTGCCGGTTATCGTGA
- the cbiD gene encoding putative cobalt-precorrin-6A synthase (deacetylating) (Evidence 3 : Function proposed based on presence of conserved amino acid motif, structural feature or limited homology), whose product MRISIAGYREGRMSATKDKPPREGFTTGSAVSAAAAAALAVLLSDERPSHLSIPLPPDENGAVPEGRLAIPLDFCERIAENGATLGYAGVIKDAGDDPDVTDGMLLTVHAALDAAHFPPHLLKEGCVPLPLGSGITLHAGPGIGRATLPGLPVAVGEMAVNPAPRRQIAAALKETASRLGYDGPIHCRLAALGGESRAQRTLNPRLGVLGGISILGTRGTVKPFSADAWKTTIRRSLDLAAALGCDTVCLTTGRRSEAAMRMLFGELADQAFIQVADHAGFALGEAAARGFSRILWGCFPGKLLKLAQGLAWTHAHDASPDFALFSRFCAEAGLPHPVCTEAARMPTVTGALETVFAFSPDAYCEVIRIIGKNALGAMRAMAAQKGSVTDIRLYVFDMQGNLLATVKD is encoded by the coding sequence ATGAGAATTTCCATTGCCGGTTATCGTGAGGGGCGCATGAGCGCAACAAAGGACAAACCGCCGCGAGAGGGGTTCACCACCGGGTCGGCGGTTTCCGCCGCCGCCGCGGCGGCCCTTGCCGTTCTGTTGTCGGACGAGCGCCCTTCGCACCTGTCCATCCCCCTGCCGCCGGACGAAAACGGCGCCGTTCCGGAAGGGCGTCTTGCCATCCCGCTGGATTTTTGCGAGCGCATCGCGGAAAACGGCGCCACCCTGGGCTATGCCGGGGTTATCAAAGATGCCGGCGACGACCCCGATGTGACGGACGGCATGCTGCTGACCGTCCACGCGGCTCTGGACGCCGCGCATTTTCCGCCGCATCTGCTGAAAGAGGGCTGTGTGCCCCTGCCGCTCGGCAGCGGCATAACCCTGCACGCGGGTCCCGGAATCGGCAGGGCCACCCTGCCCGGCCTGCCCGTCGCCGTGGGCGAAATGGCGGTCAACCCGGCGCCGCGCCGCCAGATAGCGGCGGCATTGAAGGAAACGGCCTCCCGCCTGGGGTATGACGGCCCCATCCATTGCCGACTCGCCGCCCTCGGCGGCGAATCACGAGCGCAACGGACCCTGAACCCGCGCTTGGGGGTACTCGGCGGCATTTCCATCCTGGGAACGCGGGGCACGGTCAAACCGTTCAGCGCGGATGCCTGGAAAACGACCATCCGGCGGTCGCTGGATCTTGCCGCCGCCCTCGGCTGTGACACCGTCTGCCTGACCACGGGCCGCCGGAGCGAAGCCGCCATGCGCATGCTGTTCGGCGAGCTGGCGGACCAGGCGTTCATCCAGGTTGCGGACCACGCGGGGTTCGCGCTTGGGGAAGCCGCCGCGCGCGGCTTTTCGCGCATCCTCTGGGGGTGTTTTCCCGGCAAGCTCCTCAAGCTCGCGCAGGGGCTCGCCTGGACCCACGCCCATGACGCCTCCCCGGACTTCGCCCTTTTCTCGCGGTTTTGCGCGGAGGCGGGCCTGCCGCACCCCGTCTGCACCGAGGCGGCCCGCATGCCCACGGTCACGGGCGCGCTTGAGACCGTTTTCGCCTTTTCGCCGGACGCGTACTGCGAGGTCATCCGGATCATCGGGAAAAACGCCCTTGGGGCAATGCGCGCGATGGCGGCCCAAAAGGGCTCCGTGACGGATATCCGCCTTTATGTCTTTGACATGCAGGGCAATCTTCTGGCAACTGTCAAAGACTGA
- the cobL gene encoding Precorrin-6Y C5,15-methyltransferase (Decarboxylating), protein MVSDNCITLIGTGMDHNLPGLAAHPGLAGADIVIGSKPVLEALGTVPARKITVRTPVADLLDEAAALLEQGKRIAVLANGDPLFHSIGVSFMERFGADACRVYPALSSLQTAAAALRIPWHDIVTVSAHGRTGFLPLAHAAMRGAPVCLLTDSINTPGKAAHFLLTRGLTGFTARVAAKLGSEDVFLWQGELTKAAGHTFPDPAVIFFLPDPALPAPRPLCPGQPEAAFAREGALITKWPVRAAALAALRIEPRHVVWDLGAGSGSVSIEAAALAHCGHVVAVEREETRARHIEENRRRFGAANLDILHAAMPGCLEEGYAVPRTSVTDGSLQCGNALPGPDRIFLGGGLGGGAEEAARIIRLAWRRLLPGGRLVASCVLLEDLALARAAMSELDGAADVTLVQAATAAPLGSGTHLRGINPVFLIAAQKSE, encoded by the coding sequence ATGGTGTCAGACAATTGCATAACGCTCATCGGGACGGGCATGGACCACAACCTGCCCGGCCTTGCCGCGCACCCCGGCCTTGCCGGAGCTGATATCGTCATCGGCTCCAAACCCGTTCTTGAGGCTCTCGGCACCGTTCCGGCCCGGAAAATCACCGTCAGAACGCCGGTGGCGGATTTGCTCGACGAGGCCGCCGCCCTCCTGGAACAGGGGAAACGCATAGCCGTCCTGGCCAACGGGGACCCGCTGTTCCACAGTATCGGCGTCTCGTTCATGGAGCGGTTCGGCGCGGACGCGTGCCGCGTGTATCCGGCCCTCAGTTCGCTGCAGACGGCGGCGGCGGCATTGCGCATTCCCTGGCACGATATCGTCACGGTATCCGCGCACGGCCGGACAGGCTTCCTGCCGCTCGCCCATGCCGCCATGCGCGGCGCGCCCGTCTGCCTTTTAACAGATAGTATCAATACTCCCGGCAAGGCCGCGCACTTTTTGCTCACGCGCGGCCTGACCGGCTTTACCGCGCGCGTGGCGGCAAAACTCGGGAGCGAGGACGTTTTTCTCTGGCAAGGAGAGCTCACAAAAGCCGCCGGACACACGTTCCCGGACCCCGCCGTGATATTTTTTCTGCCGGACCCGGCCCTTCCCGCGCCAAGGCCCCTGTGCCCCGGCCAGCCGGAAGCGGCTTTCGCCCGCGAAGGCGCCCTCATCACCAAATGGCCGGTTCGCGCCGCCGCCCTCGCGGCCCTCAGGATCGAGCCGCGCCACGTCGTCTGGGACCTCGGCGCCGGGTCCGGGTCCGTTTCCATCGAGGCGGCCGCGCTCGCGCATTGCGGCCATGTTGTCGCGGTAGAGCGCGAAGAAACGCGCGCCCGCCATATAGAGGAAAACCGGCGGCGGTTCGGCGCGGCGAACCTTGATATTCTGCACGCGGCCATGCCCGGCTGCCTGGAGGAGGGCTATGCCGTGCCGCGCACATCCGTCACGGACGGTTCCCTCCAATGCGGGAACGCCCTGCCCGGACCCGACCGGATATTCCTCGGCGGGGGGCTCGGCGGCGGCGCGGAAGAAGCCGCGCGCATCATCCGCCTTGCCTGGCGCCGCCTCCTTCCCGGCGGGCGGCTGGTGGCATCCTGCGTGCTCCTGGAAGACCTGGCTCTCGCCCGGGCCGCCATGAGCGAATTGGACGGCGCGGCCGACGTCACGCTCGTCCAGGCGGCGACAGCCGCCCCCCTCGGGAGCGGCACGCACCTGCGGGGGATAAACCCGGTTTTTCTTATAGCCGCGCAAAAAAGCGAATGA